One region of Chloroflexota bacterium genomic DNA includes:
- a CDS encoding DUF262 domain-containing protein — protein MYQQGGTISDALDSIASNEYVLPAIQREFVWRPEQITSLFDSVMQGYPFGEFLFWRIAREHSHEYRWYGFVRDYHQRDNPHCPDLGILHDRYLTAVLDGQQRLTAFNIGLRGSMSVKLPRKRWSNSDAFPRRVLALDLLSSGPDEYGNLYTFEFIDENRIGLEGDRLWFRVSDIRTLETGPDMNDWLLERELDRDKQRVAFRSLDRLYKAICVDQTVIYYEEKRQDIDRVLNIFIRRNSGGTVLSYSDLLLSIAVSQWTELDARKEVHELVDELNRVGNGFSLSKDFVLKAGLMLADIASVGFRVENFTHGNMSVLEKNWSRIREALTATVELVASFGFDGTTIRAQSALLPIAYYFYRQGMPSGFATRDSYADERNAIRGWLTRSILKASGIWGSGLDTLLTDLRDVIRTTDGRQFPAHEMRRVMAQRGKSLEFSAEEVEDLADIGYGDSRLFALLRLLFSFIDSRNRLHIDHVFPASRFAPARLTRAGLSDNQVDAFRDCANRLGNLQLLDGDINNEKRAKLPKEWLAEHFPDPQARLRYRDQHYLDELPGEIVDFMEFYEARRQRLQHSIDKIINTV, from the coding sequence GTGTATCAACAGGGAGGAACTATCAGCGATGCGCTGGATAGTATCGCATCGAATGAGTATGTTTTGCCAGCAATTCAACGAGAGTTCGTTTGGCGGCCGGAGCAAATCACCTCTTTGTTCGACAGCGTGATGCAGGGGTATCCGTTCGGAGAGTTTCTATTCTGGCGCATAGCCAGGGAACACTCTCATGAGTATCGTTGGTACGGATTCGTCCGGGACTACCACCAGCGTGACAATCCCCATTGCCCCGACCTTGGAATCTTGCACGACAGATATCTGACAGCCGTTCTTGACGGACAGCAGCGATTAACTGCATTCAACATCGGATTGCGTGGGTCAATGTCAGTCAAACTTCCTCGCAAGAGGTGGAGCAATTCGGATGCCTTTCCGCGCCGTGTTCTGGCTTTAGACCTTTTGTCGTCCGGACCGGATGAATATGGAAACCTCTACACCTTCGAGTTTATCGATGAAAACAGGATTGGACTTGAGGGCGATCGACTTTGGTTCAGGGTTTCGGATATCAGGACTCTGGAGACGGGCCCGGACATGAATGATTGGCTCCTTGAAAGGGAATTGGATCGCGATAAGCAACGCGTCGCTTTCCGATCCCTTGATCGGTTATACAAAGCTATCTGCGTCGATCAGACAGTGATTTACTACGAAGAAAAAAGACAAGACATCGACCGCGTCCTAAACATATTCATTCGTCGCAACAGTGGCGGAACTGTGCTCTCTTACTCAGACCTCTTGTTGAGCATTGCCGTATCGCAATGGACAGAACTAGATGCACGTAAAGAGGTGCACGAGTTGGTCGATGAATTGAACCGTGTTGGAAACGGGTTCAGTCTATCGAAGGATTTCGTGCTGAAAGCCGGACTCATGCTTGCCGATATAGCAAGCGTAGGTTTCAGAGTCGAGAACTTCACTCACGGTAACATGTCGGTGCTTGAAAAGAACTGGTCAAGAATTCGCGAAGCACTGACCGCTACCGTCGAACTCGTAGCAAGTTTCGGGTTTGACGGCACTACTATCCGGGCGCAGAGCGCCCTGCTACCGATTGCCTACTACTTCTATCGGCAAGGAATGCCATCAGGCTTCGCTACTCGCGATAGCTACGCTGACGAGCGCAACGCAATTCGTGGCTGGCTCACGAGATCGATACTGAAAGCCTCTGGGATTTGGGGCAGTGGTCTAGACACGCTGCTTACCGATCTTCGCGATGTTATACGCACTACAGACGGCAGACAATTCCCGGCACATGAGATGCGTCGCGTAATGGCGCAGCGGGGCAAGAGTCTCGAGTTTTCAGCGGAAGAAGTCGAAGACCTAGCGGACATTGGGTATGGGGACAGCAGGCTATTTGCATTGCTAAGGTTATTGTTCTCGTTTATAGATTCGCGCAATCGGCTGCATATCGACCATGTGTTCCCGGCCAGTCGCTTTGCACCGGCCCGGCTCACCAGAGCCGGCCTCAGCGACAATCAAGTCGACGCGTTTCGTGATTGCGCCAATCGACTTGGCAATCTCCAGTTGTTGGACGGTGATATCAACAACGAGAAGCGGGCCAAGTTGCCGAAGGAATGGTTGGCTGAACATTTTCCGGACCCTCAAGCTCGCCTGCGTTATCGCGACCAGCACTATCTAGACGAACTTCCCGGAGAGATAGTTGATTTTATGGAGTTCTACGAGGCACGGCGACAGCGGCTGCAACACAGCATTGACAAGATAATAAATACAGTATAA